A genomic stretch from Gemmatimonadaceae bacterium includes:
- a CDS encoding GTP-binding protein, producing MGKAKFQRTKPHVNVGTIGHVDHGKTTLTAAITLIQSKKGMAD from the coding sequence ATGGGAAAAGCGAAATTTCAGCGGACGAAGCCGCACGTGAACGTCGGGACGATCGGTCACGTCGATCACGGGAAGACGACACTGACCGCGGCGATCACCTTGATCCAGTCGAAGAAGGGCATGGCCGAC